The following nucleotide sequence is from Acaryochloris thomasi RCC1774.
TGTCATTTGCATCACCAATGAGGTTGTCGTTGCCATCCCCCGTGATAATGTGCTCAAAATTCTGAAACGATTGCCCCCCTGCCTGGCGATCTCCAACGCCCCCTTGCTCCACAAAGATTGTGAGGTTGCGTCCATCGCTGGGTTCAAATCTGATGGTGTCTTGCCCTGCACCGCCGTCAAATGAGTCTAGACCACTGAAGTTATTGACGATGACCGTATCATCACCAGAACCGCCTGTGAGTGTGTCATCACCCGCACCACCTGTGAGCGTGTCGTCACCTGCACCGCCAGTGAGTGTATCGTTCCCGGCACCCGCGCTCAGGCTATTGTCATTTGCATCACCAATGAGGTTGTCGTTGCCATCCCCCGTGATAATGTGCTCAAAATTCTGAAACGATTGCCCCCCTGCCTGGCGATCTCCAACGCCCCCTTGCTCCACAAAGATTGTGAGGTTACGTCCATCACTGGGTTCAAATCTGATGGTGTCTTGCCCTGCACCACCGTCAAATGAGTCTATACTGCTGAAGTTATTAACAATGACCGTATCATCACCCTCACCACCCGCTAGCGTGTCATCACCCGCACCGCCGGTTAGGGTGTCGTTTCCAGCTTCCCCAAGCAGAGAGTCATTTCCTGCTAAGCCACTGATGGTGTCTTGGCCGGCTTGGCCGCAAATCACATCTGCACCAGGTGTACCTAGAAGGTCGTCATCACCTTCGGTTCCATTCAGTAAAATTTGATCTGTCGTAGTGGGTGAAGTCATGGGAGTTGCTTAATAGATATCGTTTTAGAAAGCTTGCGAGGATCTTCAACCCGAGTTCATCTGAGTCACCTGCCTCTCAAACAAGACTGCAGGAAAAACTTGCCCTTCTTAGAGCTTTACCAAAGCAGAAGGATCGCGATGTCCGTAAGGCTAAAGGATATCCTCACAGGAATTGGGTCTCGGTGCAAATCTGAAGCTACAAGACAGCAGAAATTAATGAAGGTTTGGAAACGGAGTAGTAGAGCAGAAAGCCAAGTAACGGCCATTTCGCCTAGATATCCCGACATACTTTAGGAGCTATCAGAATAATCTTTCTAACGTAAACCATAAGAAATGCTTGATAGATCAACGTCTCAAAAAGTGAAGTTATCTGCTAGAGGTGGGATGCCATACTCTGAAATTGGCTTTCTAGGTCGTAGATCGTTCTTCAACCCATTTCCTGCAGAGCTCTTGCCCAATCGTAGGTTGACCCACCCCATAATCCATGTCAGCAGTCAAGTTTATGCTCTGACCAGAGAAAATTTTAATACAGATTGATGGAAAAGACAAATTCTAGCTGTCTTAGGAGGCTCTAAAGAAATGCTGCAAAATAGAGATATGAATTCCAAATTGTTTCTATAAGCTCGATGGACTTAAGTTAAGGCAAGAAATATCAAGATGCCGCAGCACTCATTGAGGTCGCGTTGCCTTGAGTTTATTGTAATGAAACGTCAATTTTCTGAGAATAATGTGCCTGCTGGCCTTTCTTGCGTAGCTCAAGCGACAGCACCCTTAGTTGCTATGAACTCTATCCCGCAGTGGGTTCAGCTAGGGACTTAAATCATTGGAAGCACTCATGCTTTAGTTCAGCAAGCAGAAGCAGAGTAGCATTGCACAATACTTGCAGCGCTCTAATGGGTAACCGTCTTTAGCCGTTAATCTGTTAAGACAGTAGGCAGCATATTGAGAAACAGAACATCTATTTACTTTTGGCATTCTTAGGCTCTAAGAATTAGGCCTATTTTCTGTCTCTACACTCTCAAAGACGATTTCAAAGGCAACATCAGTCGACTGAGGACGCGGCCATCATCAAGCTGGGCAAACTCTAGCTGTCCCCCCAGTCGCTTCATTAATGTTTGACAAGCTCTTAAATGCTTCCCGGGAGGAGATTTTAGCGTTGGAGCATCTACGTCGCTACGGTTGGTCAGGTCCGCAATCATCTGAGGATTTATAAGTCCCTGATCTGTGATGGATAACTCTAGCCACTGAGAATCTGCAAGCCGAC
It contains:
- a CDS encoding calcium-binding protein — translated: MTSPTTTDQILLNGTEGDDDLLGTPGADVICGQAGQDTISGLAGNDSLLGEAGNDTLTGGAGDDTLAGGEGDDTVIVNNFSSIDSFDGGAGQDTIRFEPSDGRNLTIFVEQGGVGDRQAGGQSFQNFEHIITGDGNDNLIGDANDNSLSAGAGNDTLTGGAGDDTLTGGAGDDTLTGGSGDDTVIVNNFSGLDSFDGGAGQDTIRFEPSDGRNLTIFVEQGGVGDRQAGGQSFQNFEHIITGDGNDNLIGDAND